A single genomic interval of Musa acuminata AAA Group cultivar baxijiao chromosome BXJ3-4, Cavendish_Baxijiao_AAA, whole genome shotgun sequence harbors:
- the LOC135635970 gene encoding truncated transcription factor CAULIFLOWER A-like, producing the protein MGRGRVQLKRIENKINRQVTFSKRRSGLLKKAHEISVLCDAEVALIIFSTKGKLYEYSTDSSMEKILGRYEQYSYAEKAIASSDLESQGNWCHEYGKLKAKVEALSKSQRHLMGEQLDSLNVKELQQLENQLETSLRHIRSRKSQVMFDSIAELQTKEKALREQNKNLEKQITEKQKAKVLIQQAQWEHPQTISSPPPAFLMAEPHSTLNIRSYQGGATMEGEEAAEPQVRIGNSLLPPWMLTHLNGP; encoded by the exons ATGGGGAGGGGGAGGGTGCAGCTGAAGCGGATCGAGAACAAGATCAATAGGCAAGTGACCTTCTCCAAGCGCCGGTCTGGTCTGCTCAAGAAGGCCCACGAGATCTCCGTCCTCTGCGACGCCGAGGTCGCCCTCATCATCTTCTCGACCAAGGGCAAGCTCTATGAGTACTCCACCGATTCTAG TATGGAAAAGATTCTCGGACGTTACGAGCAGTACTCTTATGCAGAAAAGGCAATTGCCTCATCGGATCTTGAATCACAG GGCAACTGGTGTCACGAATATGGCAAACTTAAGGCTAAGGTTGAGGCTTTAAGTAAAAGTCAAAG GCACCTAATGGGAGAACAATTAGACTCCTTGAATGTTAAAGAACTCCAACAACTAGAGAATCAGCTGGAAACTTCTCTGAGGCACATTAGATCAAGAAAG AGCCAAGTAATGTTTGATTCCATTGCTGAGCTTCAAACCAAG GAGAAGGCACTGCGGGAGCAAAACAAGAATTTGGAGAAACAG ATTACGGAGAAGCAGAAGGCCAAGGTTCTCATCCAGCAAGCACAATGGGAACACCCTCAAACAATCTCCTCGCCACCGCCTGCCTTCTTAATGGCCGAACCTCATTCTACCCTAAACATCAG ATCTTACCAAGGAGGGGCGACGATGGAGGGGGAGGAAGCTGCAGAGCCGCAGGTCCGAATCGGTAACAGCTTGTTGCCGCCGTGGATGCTCACTCACTTGAACGGCCCCTGA
- the LOC135635457 gene encoding uncharacterized protein LOC135635457 isoform X2, with the protein MGRSRIRLSCCCRSRAAAPIRLGSPQQKPKPKPKPKLKFVADRGASVAEAAGGDEAKKVAVTGRKIVVAVDSGPEAKAALQWALSHSLHDNDSLVLVSVVKPRRRPAGDRSQTEWSSRSHQAFLAMQGMCQARRPEIKVELSVVEGRDRGPAIVEEARKQGASLLVLGQKNRSIAWRVVRLWSGNSMRGGVVDYCIQNASCMTLAVRRKSRRGGGYSITTKHHKNFWLLA; encoded by the exons ATGGGCAGAAGCCGCATAAGGCTCTCGTGCTGCTGCAGGAGCAGGGCCGCAGCTCCTATCCGACTCGGATCTCCACAGCAGAAGCCGAAACCGAAGCCGAAGCCGAAGCTCAAGTTCGTCGCCGATCGCGGGGCTTCGGTCGCGGAAGCAGCAggcggcgacgaagcgaagaaagTGGCCGTGACGGGAAGGAAGATCGTGGTCGCCGTGGACTCGGGACCGGAAGCGAAGGCTGCTCTCCAATGGGCTTTGTCTCATTCCCTCCACGACAACGATTCCTTGGTTCTCGTGAGCGTTGTGAAGCCACGCCGGCGTC CTGCAGGCGATCGGTCCCAAACGGAGTGGAGCTCACGAAGCCATCAAGCATTTCTTGCCATGCAAGGCATGTGCCAAGCAAGAAGACCAGAG ATCAAAGTGGAACTATCAGTGGTGGAAGGGCGAGATCGAGGGCCGGCGATCGTCGAGGAGGCCAGGAAGCAGGGGGCTTCACTCCTAGTGCTCGGGCAGAAGAATCGATCCATAGCGTGGCGTGTGGTGAGACTGTGGAGTGGCAACAGCATGAGAGGAGGAGTGGTCGACTACTGCATCCAGAACGCCTCCTGCATGACTCTGGCAGTGAGGCGGAAGAGCAGGAGAGGCGGTGGCTACTCGATCACCACCAAACACCACAAGAACTTTTGGCTCTTAGCATGA
- the LOC135635457 gene encoding uncharacterized protein LOC135635457 isoform X3: MGRSRIRLSCCCRSRAAAPIRLGSPQQKPKPKPKPKLKFVADRGASVAEAAGGDEAKKVAVTGRKIVVAVDSGPEAKAALQWALSHSLHDNDSLVLVSVVKPRRRRDRSQTEWSSRSHQAFLAMQGMCQARRPEIKVELSVVEGRDRGPAIVEEARKQGASLLVLGQKNRSIAWRVVRLWSGNSMRGGVVDYCIQNASCMTLAVRRKSRRGGGYSITTKHHKNFWLLA; this comes from the exons ATGGGCAGAAGCCGCATAAGGCTCTCGTGCTGCTGCAGGAGCAGGGCCGCAGCTCCTATCCGACTCGGATCTCCACAGCAGAAGCCGAAACCGAAGCCGAAGCCGAAGCTCAAGTTCGTCGCCGATCGCGGGGCTTCGGTCGCGGAAGCAGCAggcggcgacgaagcgaagaaagTGGCCGTGACGGGAAGGAAGATCGTGGTCGCCGTGGACTCGGGACCGGAAGCGAAGGCTGCTCTCCAATGGGCTTTGTCTCATTCCCTCCACGACAACGATTCCTTGGTTCTCGTGAGCGTTGTGAAGCCACGCCGGCGTC GCGATCGGTCCCAAACGGAGTGGAGCTCACGAAGCCATCAAGCATTTCTTGCCATGCAAGGCATGTGCCAAGCAAGAAGACCAGAG ATCAAAGTGGAACTATCAGTGGTGGAAGGGCGAGATCGAGGGCCGGCGATCGTCGAGGAGGCCAGGAAGCAGGGGGCTTCACTCCTAGTGCTCGGGCAGAAGAATCGATCCATAGCGTGGCGTGTGGTGAGACTGTGGAGTGGCAACAGCATGAGAGGAGGAGTGGTCGACTACTGCATCCAGAACGCCTCCTGCATGACTCTGGCAGTGAGGCGGAAGAGCAGGAGAGGCGGTGGCTACTCGATCACCACCAAACACCACAAGAACTTTTGGCTCTTAGCATGA
- the LOC135635457 gene encoding uncharacterized protein LOC135635457 isoform X1, which produces MGRSRIRLSCCCRSRAAAPIRLGSPQQKPKPKPKPKLKFVADRGASVAEAAGGDEAKKVAVTGRKIVVAVDSGPEAKAALQWALSHSLHDNDSLVLVSVVKPRRRRKLPSLGFATSIDVLFTSSVCRALAAGDRSQTEWSSRSHQAFLAMQGMCQARRPEIKVELSVVEGRDRGPAIVEEARKQGASLLVLGQKNRSIAWRVVRLWSGNSMRGGVVDYCIQNASCMTLAVRRKSRRGGGYSITTKHHKNFWLLA; this is translated from the exons ATGGGCAGAAGCCGCATAAGGCTCTCGTGCTGCTGCAGGAGCAGGGCCGCAGCTCCTATCCGACTCGGATCTCCACAGCAGAAGCCGAAACCGAAGCCGAAGCCGAAGCTCAAGTTCGTCGCCGATCGCGGGGCTTCGGTCGCGGAAGCAGCAggcggcgacgaagcgaagaaagTGGCCGTGACGGGAAGGAAGATCGTGGTCGCCGTGGACTCGGGACCGGAAGCGAAGGCTGCTCTCCAATGGGCTTTGTCTCATTCCCTCCACGACAACGATTCCTTGGTTCTCGTGAGCGTTGTGAAGCCACGCCGGCGTCGTAAGTTGCCGTCGCTTGGCTTCGCTACTTCGATCGATGTCTTGTTCACCAGTTCTGTCTGCCGTGCACTAGCTGCAGGCGATCGGTCCCAAACGGAGTGGAGCTCACGAAGCCATCAAGCATTTCTTGCCATGCAAGGCATGTGCCAAGCAAGAAGACCAGAG ATCAAAGTGGAACTATCAGTGGTGGAAGGGCGAGATCGAGGGCCGGCGATCGTCGAGGAGGCCAGGAAGCAGGGGGCTTCACTCCTAGTGCTCGGGCAGAAGAATCGATCCATAGCGTGGCGTGTGGTGAGACTGTGGAGTGGCAACAGCATGAGAGGAGGAGTGGTCGACTACTGCATCCAGAACGCCTCCTGCATGACTCTGGCAGTGAGGCGGAAGAGCAGGAGAGGCGGTGGCTACTCGATCACCACCAAACACCACAAGAACTTTTGGCTCTTAGCATGA